One region of Haloprofundus salilacus genomic DNA includes:
- a CDS encoding proline dehydrogenase family protein encodes MIPPIAGRFVAGETPAAALEHARRTNADGVKVILNLLGEHYDSREPADADADAYVDLLADLGRTNLDACISVKPSQIGLDVGEDVFRENLERITDAAAEHDEFVWVDMEDHGTTDATLAAYETFAEATGGNVGVCVQANLRRTRTDLERLADVPGKVRLVKGAYDEPEDIAYTDKADVNESYRENLEFMFQEFDGGIAVGSHDPAMIQYAIDLHDEYGTDFEIQMLMGVRENAQRELAADGYEVWQYAPYGGKWFSYFYRRVRERKENALFALRAIAGV; translated from the coding sequence ATGATTCCGCCCATCGCCGGTCGGTTCGTCGCGGGCGAGACGCCAGCGGCGGCGCTCGAACACGCCCGCCGGACGAACGCCGACGGCGTGAAGGTCATCCTCAACCTGTTAGGCGAACACTACGACTCCCGCGAACCCGCCGACGCCGACGCAGACGCGTACGTCGACCTGCTGGCCGACCTCGGCCGGACGAACCTCGACGCGTGCATCTCGGTCAAACCCTCACAGATCGGCCTCGACGTCGGCGAGGACGTGTTCCGAGAGAACCTCGAACGCATCACCGACGCCGCGGCCGAACACGACGAGTTCGTCTGGGTTGACATGGAGGACCACGGCACCACCGACGCGACGTTGGCGGCGTACGAGACGTTCGCCGAAGCGACCGGCGGCAACGTCGGCGTCTGCGTCCAGGCGAACCTCCGCCGGACGCGGACCGACCTCGAACGACTGGCCGACGTGCCCGGAAAGGTCCGTCTCGTGAAGGGCGCGTACGACGAACCCGAAGACATCGCGTACACGGACAAAGCCGACGTTAACGAGTCCTACCGTGAGAATCTGGAGTTCATGTTTCAGGAGTTCGACGGCGGCATCGCCGTCGGGAGTCACGACCCGGCGATGATTCAGTACGCCATCGACCTCCACGACGAGTACGGCACCGACTTCGAGATACAGATGCTGATGGGCGTCCGCGAGAATGCACAGCGCGAACTCGCCGCCGACGGTTACGAGGTGTGGCAGTACGCGCCCTACGGCGGCAAGTGGTTCTCCTACTTCTACCGCCGGGTCCGCGAGCGCAAGGAGAACGCGCTGTTCGCCCTCCGCGCCATCGCTGGCGTCTGA
- a CDS encoding DUF120 domain-containing protein: MPETVVAVGHDELAALKHVALDGGLAGPVKVSCAGLAGRLDASNQTASRRLQRLDEAGLVERDIVSDGQWVSITDDGEAALRQEYADYRRIFEDDTELTLTGTVTGGMGEGRHYISLSGYMEQFKERLGYEPFAGTLNVELTDESARTRAGMANLDAVPIDGWEDDERTFGPAACYAATVEHDGSTYETAHIIVPERTHHDERQLEIIAPEKLRDALGLDDGTTVTVSVEDA, from the coding sequence ATGCCAGAAACGGTAGTCGCCGTCGGCCACGACGAGTTGGCCGCGTTGAAGCACGTCGCTCTCGATGGCGGATTGGCCGGACCCGTGAAAGTGTCCTGCGCCGGACTCGCCGGGCGTCTCGACGCGTCGAACCAGACGGCGTCCCGCCGCCTCCAGCGCCTCGACGAGGCCGGACTCGTCGAACGCGACATCGTCAGCGACGGACAGTGGGTGTCGATAACCGACGACGGTGAGGCAGCGCTCCGACAGGAGTACGCCGACTATCGCCGCATCTTCGAAGACGACACCGAACTCACCCTGACGGGAACCGTCACGGGCGGGATGGGCGAGGGTCGCCACTACATCTCGCTTTCGGGATACATGGAGCAGTTCAAGGAGCGACTCGGCTACGAACCGTTCGCGGGGACGCTCAACGTCGAACTCACCGACGAGTCCGCTCGAACGCGCGCCGGGATGGCGAATCTCGACGCGGTCCCGATAGACGGTTGGGAGGACGACGAGCGGACGTTCGGTCCGGCCGCCTGCTACGCGGCGACGGTCGAACATGACGGGTCGACGTACGAGACGGCCCACATCATCGTTCCCGAACGAACCCACCACGACGAGCGCCAACTGGAGATCATCGCCCCCGAAAAACTCCGCGACGCGTTGGGTCTCGACGACGGAACGACGGTCACCGTCTCCGTGGAGGACGCCTGA
- a CDS encoding phosphoribosyltransferase family protein: MNRAEKAALQLQAVAVLRMLKETRTYDELSAVTGLPAGDLNRYVNGHVLPGSERAREVVEGVGRDALSAELEARVRFDDEGYVDNSGVVFDQSFLDLVAPVAANSFGFERPDVILTAATDGITLGAAMARYFDARLAYAKKSKETAVEEFIESRQRLASGIELTYYLPASALSSGQRVLVVDDLIRSGETQELLLDIAEQGDTTVTGVFALIGVGDKGLDRARELTDAPVGALTTLD, translated from the coding sequence ATGAACAGAGCCGAGAAGGCCGCCCTCCAACTGCAGGCGGTCGCAGTCCTCCGGATGCTGAAGGAGACGCGCACGTACGACGAACTCTCGGCGGTGACGGGACTTCCCGCCGGCGACCTCAACCGGTACGTCAACGGCCACGTCCTCCCCGGGAGCGAACGCGCCCGCGAAGTCGTCGAAGGCGTCGGCCGCGACGCCCTCTCGGCGGAACTCGAAGCGCGCGTCCGCTTCGACGACGAAGGCTACGTCGACAACTCCGGCGTCGTCTTCGACCAGTCGTTCTTGGACCTCGTTGCGCCCGTCGCCGCTAACAGCTTCGGCTTCGAGCGCCCCGACGTGATTCTGACCGCCGCCACCGACGGCATCACCCTCGGCGCGGCGATGGCGCGCTACTTCGACGCTCGCCTCGCCTACGCGAAGAAGTCGAAAGAGACGGCCGTCGAGGAGTTCATCGAGTCGCGCCAGCGTCTCGCCTCCGGCATCGAACTCACCTACTACCTCCCCGCGAGCGCGCTCTCGTCGGGCCAACGCGTCCTCGTCGTCGACGACCTCATCCGGTCGGGCGAGACCCAGGAACTGCTACTGGACATCGCCGAGCAGGGCGACACCACCGTGACGGGCGTGTTCGCGCTCATCGGCGTCGGCGACAAAGGCCTCGACCGGGCGCGAGAACTCACCGACGCGCCAGTCGGCGCGCTGACGACCCTCGACTGA
- a CDS encoding NCS2 family permease: protein MGLLDSYFEFEKHGTNLRTEVLAGITTFLTMSYIVVVNPQILSAAIDVQNRTDAQTVQMLAVVTLISAAVATFVMALYAKRPFAQAPGLGLNAFFAFTVVLGLGIPWQTALAAVVVEGLLFIALTAVGAREYVINLVPEPVKFAVGGGIGLFLAIIGLQAMRVVAGDSATFVTFNPVFAQDPVAIISVVGLFLTLALYARGVRGSIIIGIVATSVLGYAASTLGYNAFPADQAPQGTTLLGSSLVGDTTLTYDLAGYDITPLVGAFLEGLSNVDALAFSLVVFTFFFVDFFDTAGTLVGVSQTGGFLDEEGNLPDIDRPLMADAIGTTVGGILGTSTVTTYIESSTGVEEGGRTGMTALVVALLFVASLAIVPLAAAIPMYASHIALVVVAVLMLRNVVDIRWNDITHAVPAGMTILVMPFTFSIAYGIAAGIISYPLVKIAAGERRDVSVGQWVLAGAFVLYFFVRTSGILSGQL from the coding sequence ATGGGGCTACTGGATTCGTACTTCGAATTCGAAAAACATGGGACAAACTTACGAACAGAGGTTCTCGCGGGCATAACGACGTTCCTGACGATGAGCTACATCGTCGTGGTCAACCCGCAGATTCTCAGCGCGGCCATTGACGTGCAAAACCGAACCGATGCGCAGACCGTGCAGATGCTCGCCGTCGTGACACTCATCTCGGCGGCGGTGGCGACGTTCGTGATGGCGCTGTACGCCAAGCGGCCATTCGCGCAAGCGCCCGGCTTAGGGTTGAACGCGTTCTTCGCGTTCACCGTCGTTCTGGGGCTGGGGATTCCGTGGCAGACGGCGCTCGCCGCCGTCGTCGTCGAAGGGCTGTTGTTCATCGCGCTGACCGCCGTCGGCGCGCGCGAGTACGTTATCAATCTCGTTCCCGAACCCGTCAAGTTCGCCGTCGGCGGCGGTATCGGCCTCTTCTTGGCCATCATCGGACTACAGGCGATGCGCGTCGTCGCCGGTGACTCGGCGACGTTCGTCACGTTCAATCCCGTCTTCGCACAGGACCCCGTCGCGATCATCTCGGTTGTCGGCCTGTTCTTGACGCTCGCACTGTACGCTCGCGGCGTCCGCGGTTCCATCATCATCGGCATCGTCGCCACCTCCGTACTCGGGTACGCGGCGTCGACGCTGGGGTACAACGCATTCCCCGCCGACCAGGCCCCGCAAGGGACGACACTGCTGGGGTCGTCGCTCGTCGGCGACACCACGCTCACCTACGACCTCGCGGGCTACGACATCACCCCGCTCGTCGGCGCGTTCCTCGAAGGCCTCTCGAACGTCGACGCCCTCGCGTTTTCACTCGTCGTCTTCACGTTCTTCTTCGTCGACTTCTTCGACACGGCGGGGACGCTCGTCGGCGTCAGTCAGACCGGCGGCTTCCTCGACGAGGAAGGGAACCTGCCCGACATCGACAGGCCGCTGATGGCCGACGCAATCGGCACCACCGTCGGCGGGATACTCGGCACCTCCACGGTCACGACGTACATCGAGTCGTCGACCGGCGTCGAGGAGGGTGGCCGGACCGGCATGACCGCGCTGGTCGTCGCGCTGCTGTTCGTCGCCTCGTTGGCAATCGTCCCGCTGGCCGCGGCGATTCCGATGTACGCTTCCCACATCGCGCTCGTCGTCGTTGCGGTGTTGATGCTCCGCAACGTCGTCGACATCCGCTGGAACGACATCACCCACGCCGTCCCCGCCGGGATGACCATCCTCGTGATGCCGTTCACGTTCTCGATCGCCTACGGCATCGCCGCAGGTATCATCTCCTACCCGCTGGTAAAAATCGCCGCCGGAGAGCGCCGCGACGTCAGCGTCGGTCAGTGGGTGCTGGCGGGCGCGTTCGTCCTCTACTTCTTCGTCCGCACCAGCGGCATCCTCAGCGGACAGCTGTAG
- a CDS encoding NCS2 family permease, with protein MEKQDTSDESQRSFGRATTSVERALDSYFGLTERRSDVRTEVLAGLTTFLTMSYIVVVNPAILAGISGEKPGIVIPGYGVAEVQAMIAVATVLAAAAGTLVMALYANRPFAQAPGMGLNAFFAFTVVGALGVPWQTALAAVVVEGLLFVALSAVGAREYVLSVFPKPVKFAVGTGIGLFLAIIGLQEMQVVVADESTLVTLGAVAADPVAMLSVVGLFLTVALYARGVRGAIVLGLLATTVAGAVAAFVGVVEPGVLAVDAIRAGSVDLASLPSVTYDITPLAGAFVAGLSTVDPTTFALVVFMLFFVDFFNTAGALTGVAQVSDDLDENGDVPDADEALMADAVGTTVGGMLGTSTVTTYIESAAGVEEGGRTGLTALVVALLFVASLVLVPLAAAIPLYASHIAVVVVGILMFRNVVDIRWDDITHAVPAALTILVMPFTYSIAYGIAAGIVSYPLVKLAAGEMDGTRPGHWALAGAFVVYFYLRAGGISI; from the coding sequence ATGGAAAAACAGGATACGTCGGACGAATCGCAGCGTAGTTTCGGGCGCGCCACGACGAGTGTCGAACGGGCGCTCGATTCGTACTTCGGGCTCACAGAGCGCCGAAGCGACGTTCGAACGGAGGTGCTCGCGGGGCTGACAACGTTTCTGACGATGAGTTACATCGTCGTAGTCAACCCGGCGATACTGGCGGGTATTTCGGGTGAGAAACCAGGTATCGTGATACCGGGCTACGGCGTCGCGGAAGTGCAGGCGATGATTGCGGTAGCGACGGTTCTCGCCGCCGCCGCCGGGACGCTCGTAATGGCGCTGTACGCTAACCGACCGTTCGCGCAAGCGCCCGGGATGGGACTCAACGCGTTTTTCGCGTTCACCGTCGTCGGCGCGCTCGGCGTCCCGTGGCAGACGGCGCTCGCGGCCGTCGTCGTCGAGGGGTTGCTCTTCGTTGCTCTGTCGGCGGTCGGTGCGCGCGAGTACGTTCTGAGCGTGTTTCCGAAACCCGTGAAGTTCGCCGTCGGAACGGGCATCGGTCTCTTTCTGGCCATCATTGGGCTGCAGGAGATGCAGGTGGTCGTCGCCGACGAGTCGACACTCGTCACGCTGGGCGCCGTCGCCGCCGACCCCGTGGCGATGCTCTCGGTGGTCGGGCTGTTCCTCACCGTCGCGTTGTACGCTCGCGGCGTCCGCGGCGCTATCGTCCTCGGACTTCTCGCGACGACGGTTGCGGGGGCAGTAGCCGCGTTCGTCGGAGTCGTCGAACCGGGCGTCCTCGCCGTCGACGCGATTCGGGCAGGGAGCGTCGACCTCGCGTCGCTGCCGTCGGTTACCTACGACATCACGCCGCTGGCGGGCGCGTTCGTCGCCGGTCTCTCGACGGTCGACCCCACGACGTTCGCGCTGGTCGTCTTCATGCTATTCTTCGTCGACTTCTTCAACACTGCGGGAGCGTTGACCGGCGTCGCGCAGGTATCGGACGACCTCGACGAGAACGGCGACGTGCCCGACGCCGACGAGGCGCTGATGGCCGACGCCGTCGGCACCACCGTCGGCGGGATGCTCGGCACCTCCACGGTCACGACGTATATCGAATCGGCGGCGGGTGTCGAGGAAGGCGGTCGGACCGGCCTCACGGCGCTCGTCGTCGCGCTGCTGTTCGTCGCCTCGCTCGTGCTCGTCCCGCTGGCCGCAGCGATACCGCTGTACGCCTCCCACATCGCCGTCGTCGTGGTCGGCATCCTCATGTTCAGAAACGTCGTCGACATCCGGTGGGACGACATCACCCACGCCGTTCCGGCCGCGTTGACGATTCTCGTGATGCCGTTCACGTACTCCATCGCCTACGGCATCGCCGCGGGTATCGTCTCCTATCCGCTCGTCAAACTCGCCGCAGGCGAGATGGATGGGACGCGACCGGGTCACTGGGCGCTCGCTGGCGCGTTCGTCGTCTACTTCTACCTTCGAGCGGGCGGTATCAGCATCTAA
- a CDS encoding branched-chain amino acid transaminase, with product MGFDEMDVDTIWMNGEFVDWDDAKIHVLSHGLHYGTGVFEGVRCYDTENGPAIFRWEEHLERFYDSTKPYDMEIPYEPAELTEATLELIRRQDLQSCYIRPIAYYGYDSLGVSPGDCPTDVTIAAWPWGAYLGEEALENGIEVMVSSWRKHASSQIPTNAKTTGLYVNSLLAGEEARRNGFAEAIVLNKEGNVAEGPGENIFLVRDETIYTPGLSQSILDGITRDTVIKLARERGYEVDDTATISRGELHTADELFFTGSAAEVTPIRQVGNVEIGDGSRGPVTEELQSAFFDLVERRTDDHDEWFDYV from the coding sequence ATGGGCTTCGACGAGATGGACGTTGATACCATCTGGATGAACGGCGAGTTCGTCGACTGGGACGACGCGAAGATTCACGTGCTGTCGCACGGTCTCCACTACGGAACCGGCGTCTTCGAGGGCGTCCGCTGCTACGACACGGAGAACGGTCCGGCCATCTTCCGCTGGGAGGAGCATCTTGAGCGGTTCTACGACTCCACGAAACCGTACGACATGGAGATTCCGTACGAACCGGCCGAACTGACCGAGGCGACGCTCGAACTCATCCGGAGACAGGACCTCCAGAGCTGTTACATCCGGCCGATAGCCTACTACGGCTACGACTCGCTGGGCGTCAGTCCGGGCGACTGCCCGACGGACGTCACCATCGCGGCGTGGCCGTGGGGGGCGTACCTCGGCGAGGAGGCGCTGGAGAACGGCATCGAGGTGATGGTCTCCTCGTGGCGCAAGCACGCGTCCAGTCAGATTCCGACGAACGCGAAGACCACCGGCCTGTACGTCAACAGCCTCCTCGCCGGCGAGGAAGCGCGACGCAACGGCTTCGCCGAGGCCATCGTCCTCAACAAGGAAGGCAACGTCGCCGAGGGTCCGGGCGAGAACATCTTCCTCGTCCGCGACGAGACCATCTACACGCCGGGACTCTCGCAGAGCATCCTCGACGGCATCACTCGCGACACCGTCATCAAACTGGCGCGCGAGCGCGGCTACGAAGTCGACGACACGGCGACCATCAGCCGCGGCGAACTCCACACCGCCGACGAATTGTTCTTTACCGGCAGCGCCGCCGAAGTGACCCCCATTCGGCAGGTCGGAAACGTCGAAATCGGCGACGGGTCGCGCGGTCCCGTAACCGAGGAGCTCCAGTCGGCCTTCTTCGACCTCGTGGAGCGGCGGACCGACGACCACGACGAGTGGTTCGACTACGTCTGA
- a CDS encoding CDP-2,3-bis-(O-geranylgeranyl)-sn-glycerol synthase, giving the protein MVISHLVSAVWSMLPAYVPNNAAVLSGGGDPIDGGRTLGERRLLGDGKTWRGTAVGSAVGVLLAVLLNLVRGRVETRLGVSLPKFSLGGAVGLSVGAMLGDIAASFLKRRTGRERGASFPLLDQLDFVVGALGLAKLLAPTWFARTFTPVRIVVVVVVTPVLHLVTNAIAYLLGLKDEPY; this is encoded by the coding sequence ATGGTCATCTCGCACCTCGTCTCGGCCGTCTGGTCGATGCTGCCCGCGTACGTCCCGAACAACGCCGCCGTCCTCTCCGGCGGCGGCGACCCCATCGACGGCGGGCGGACGTTGGGGGAGCGCCGACTGCTCGGCGACGGGAAGACGTGGCGCGGCACGGCGGTCGGCAGCGCCGTCGGCGTCCTCCTCGCCGTCTTGCTCAATCTCGTCCGCGGACGCGTCGAGACGCGCCTCGGCGTCTCGCTACCGAAGTTCAGCCTCGGCGGGGCCGTCGGTCTCTCCGTCGGCGCGATGCTCGGCGACATCGCGGCGTCGTTTCTCAAGCGTCGAACCGGGCGAGAGCGCGGCGCTTCCTTCCCGCTTCTCGACCAACTGGACTTCGTCGTCGGCGCGCTCGGACTGGCGAAACTGCTGGCGCCGACGTGGTTCGCCCGGACGTTCACGCCGGTTCGAATCGTCGTCGTCGTCGTCGTCACGCCCGTCCTCCACCTTGTGACGAACGCCATCGCGTATCTGCTCGGATTGAAAGACGAGCCCTACTAG
- the ribB gene encoding 3,4-dihydroxy-2-butanone-4-phosphate synthase, producing the protein MTQRASDDAVNSTPGADANTSADGGVRDAVDAFRRGEPVLIHDFDDREGETDIVYPAGAVTPTAVSHLRNDAGGLVCTALSDAVADAVGLPFLDDALDHPSAGDHDLRYDSRSSFSLPVNHRDTFTGVTDEDRALTIRKLAEAATAVETVPASYGPEEFAAEFRSPGHVNLLRGAPALLADRRGHTELGLALAAEADLPAAVVVCEMLDDESGRALSPADARAYAERRGFVYLEGQQLVDELA; encoded by the coding sequence ATGACCCAACGCGCGAGCGACGACGCCGTGAACTCGACTCCGGGTGCGGACGCAAATACGAGCGCCGACGGCGGCGTTCGGGACGCAGTCGACGCCTTCCGGCGCGGCGAACCGGTTCTCATCCACGACTTCGACGACCGAGAGGGCGAGACGGACATCGTCTACCCCGCAGGCGCGGTGACGCCGACGGCCGTCTCGCACCTCCGAAACGACGCGGGCGGTCTCGTCTGTACCGCGCTCTCGGACGCCGTCGCCGACGCCGTCGGCCTGCCGTTTCTCGACGACGCGCTCGACCATCCGAGCGCCGGCGACCACGACCTCCGATACGATAGCCGGTCGTCGTTCTCGCTGCCGGTGAACCACCGCGACACGTTCACCGGCGTCACCGACGAGGACCGCGCGCTGACTATCAGGAAACTCGCCGAGGCGGCGACCGCCGTCGAGACCGTTCCGGCAAGCTACGGACCCGAGGAGTTCGCCGCGGAGTTCCGTTCGCCCGGCCACGTCAACCTGCTTCGCGGCGCGCCGGCGCTGCTCGCCGACAGGCGCGGACACACCGAACTCGGCCTGGCGCTCGCCGCCGAGGCCGATCTTCCCGCTGCTGTTGTCGTCTGTGAGATGCTCGACGACGAGAGCGGGCGGGCGCTCTCGCCCGCCGACGCGCGTGCGTACGCCGAGCGACGCGGATTCGTCTACCTCGAAGGCCAGCAGTTGGTCGACGAACTGGCGTAG
- a CDS encoding DUF502 domain-containing protein gives MSTWKRDFASGLVVLTPLLVILLVLNWFYQQIADLPIIEYLVGQMEYEWMAVLTIITIFLMLVFSVGYLMRTTFGRLVEDGIDATMNQVPLIRILYNASKLAVETALTGTEELQTPVRIETWNGLRMTAFKTGKRTDDGRVVLFLPTAPNITSGFVIEVDEDRIEETDERVEEALTRILSAGFGENSDPGIDIDVIDEVSVDDIQRSNDN, from the coding sequence ATGTCCACGTGGAAACGCGACTTCGCGAGCGGCCTCGTCGTCCTCACCCCGCTTCTGGTTATCCTCCTCGTCCTCAACTGGTTCTACCAACAGATCGCCGATCTTCCGATCATCGAGTATCTCGTTGGCCAGATGGAGTACGAGTGGATGGCCGTACTGACGATAATCACCATCTTCCTGATGCTCGTCTTCTCTGTCGGCTACCTCATGCGCACGACGTTCGGCCGTCTCGTCGAAGACGGTATCGACGCAACGATGAACCAGGTCCCGCTGATTCGCATTCTCTACAACGCCTCGAAACTCGCCGTCGAAACCGCTCTCACCGGAACCGAAGAACTCCAGACCCCCGTTCGTATCGAAACGTGGAACGGCCTGCGCATGACGGCGTTCAAAACCGGCAAACGAACCGACGACGGCCGCGTCGTCCTCTTTCTTCCGACCGCTCCGAACATCACCTCCGGGTTCGTGATCGAAGTCGACGAAGACCGAATCGAAGAGACCGACGAACGGGTCGAGGAGGCGCTGACGCGCATCCTCAGCGCCGGATTCGGCGAGAACTCCGACCCCGGTATCGACATCGACGTCATTGACGAAGTGTCCGTCGACGACATCCAGCGGTCGAACGACAACTGA
- a CDS encoding NAD-dependent epimerase/dehydratase family protein codes for MRTRTIAVTGGNGQVGRGVLAHLREHGYRTVNLSRGSRRESVADEYRRTDLLDAGEVYGSLAASDADSVVHLGMIPRPDAGPGHVTFESNVLSTYHVLEACQHLGIDRAAVASSMSALGAGFDPDPVRLDYLPVDEPHPVDPRDPYALGKRVLEQTAEGIARRNDGPQTVSTLRFPIVMDDDHMEETLVDGDRSLDAVRDAPFFHSARNTLFAYVHLDDLSDLFRRCLETDFRGHETFWAAATDTTVGCPTADLVDEVYPDTETRHDFSDYESLVDTSKATQMLGWTPMRSWRKAE; via the coding sequence ATGCGCACTCGAACGATCGCTGTCACCGGCGGCAACGGACAGGTCGGTCGCGGCGTCCTCGCACACCTGCGAGAACATGGCTACCGGACGGTGAACCTCAGTCGCGGGTCGCGGCGCGAGTCGGTCGCCGACGAGTACCGCCGCACCGACCTCCTCGACGCAGGCGAGGTGTACGGGTCACTCGCTGCGAGCGACGCCGACAGCGTCGTCCACCTTGGGATGATTCCGCGCCCCGACGCCGGCCCGGGCCACGTCACCTTCGAGAGCAACGTGCTGTCGACCTACCACGTGCTCGAAGCGTGCCAGCACCTCGGCATCGATCGCGCAGCCGTCGCGTCGAGCATGAGCGCCCTCGGCGCGGGGTTCGACCCCGACCCGGTCCGCCTCGACTACCTGCCGGTCGACGAACCGCACCCGGTTGACCCCCGGGACCCGTACGCACTGGGCAAGCGTGTCCTCGAACAGACGGCCGAGGGTATCGCCCGCCGCAACGACGGTCCGCAGACGGTCAGTACGCTCCGATTTCCCATCGTGATGGACGACGACCATATGGAGGAGACGCTCGTCGACGGAGACCGCTCGCTCGACGCGGTTCGCGACGCGCCCTTCTTTCACTCGGCGCGGAACACGCTGTTCGCGTACGTCCACCTCGACGACCTCTCCGACCTCTTTCGGCGCTGTCTCGAAACCGACTTCCGGGGTCATGAGACGTTCTGGGCGGCGGCGACGGACACGACGGTCGGCTGCCCGACGGCGGACCTCGTAGACGAGGTGTATCCGGACACCGAGACCCGGCACGACTTCTCTGACTACGAGAGCCTCGTGGACACGTCGAAAGCGACGCAGATGCTCGGGTGGACGCCGATGCGAAGCTGGCGGAAGGCGGAGTGA
- the pyrE gene encoding orotate phosphoribosyltransferase — MANEELIAALRDAEAVKFGEFELSHGGTSDYYVDKYLFETNPHCLRLIAEAFAERVGDEKLAGVALGAVPLVAVTSVETDRPYVIARKKAKEYGTAKRIEGRLDDGEKVLVLEDIATTGRSAVDAVEALRDAGAVVDRVLVVVDREEGAEELLAEHDVELQSLLTATDLLADR; from the coding sequence ATGGCGAACGAGGAACTCATTGCGGCGCTTCGCGACGCAGAGGCGGTGAAGTTCGGCGAGTTCGAACTCTCCCACGGCGGGACGAGCGACTACTACGTCGACAAGTATCTGTTCGAGACCAACCCACACTGTCTACGCCTCATCGCCGAGGCGTTCGCCGAGCGCGTCGGCGACGAGAAACTCGCGGGCGTCGCACTCGGCGCGGTGCCGCTGGTCGCGGTCACGTCGGTTGAGACGGACCGCCCCTACGTCATCGCCCGCAAGAAAGCCAAGGAGTACGGGACGGCCAAGCGCATCGAGGGTCGCCTCGACGACGGCGAGAAGGTGTTGGTGCTCGAAGACATCGCGACGACCGGCCGGAGCGCCGTCGACGCCGTCGAAGCACTCCGCGACGCCGGGGCAGTCGTCGACCGGGTCCTCGTCGTCGTCGATCGCGAAGAGGGCGCGGAGGAACTGCTCGCCGAACACGACGTCGAACTGCAATCGCTGCTGACGGCGACAGACCTGCTGGCCGACCGGTAG